A window from Gottschalkiaceae bacterium SANA encodes these proteins:
- a CDS encoding arylsulfatase — MGKDRPNILLITTDQQRFDTINAAGFSHMKTPNLDRLAREGCLFRNAYSPNPVCIPARHNIVSGLSAKHHGFDDNYFDNSIQMPSDLPTFPELLTNAGYGSIAIGKMHFQPCRRHNGFDRMLTMEEIPDNLEDDDYALYLHSQGYEYLRSFHGVRHLLYMLPQQSMLPIEHHGTTWVADRTIEAMEGYTGDRPFLIWSSFIEPHPPFDVPKEWANTYDGVQIPAGSVSKTPLSSLAEENKHIADYPTKEVADRAKRLYYSAISFVDDQIGRILAHLEETGRLDDTLIIFTSDHGEMLGDFETYQKFLPYDGSCKIPFLVRYPKLVEAGSVDDRFIDLNDILPTFLDVAGVDYPANHKLPGESIFVQDGFKNRNYQYVEHNKGNKRWVSLRNHNYKYNYYYGGGREEIFDMVADPKETRNLLCGNITTAEEEARVRLRKKLVRYEKAYGLEGYVVNDDFVAMEPYIAVPYRETNFPKHIESLSKEKQAMLKSMESEIRLAIEAEPKVNLNELDLDTFKRIGGYSDEQVEALLKN, encoded by the coding sequence ATGGGTAAAGACCGACCGAATATTTTATTGATTACAACTGATCAGCAGCGATTTGATACCATTAATGCTGCAGGATTCTCTCATATGAAAACGCCGAACCTAGATCGCTTGGCCAGGGAGGGATGTTTGTTTAGAAACGCCTACTCACCGAATCCTGTGTGTATTCCAGCACGGCATAATATCGTTTCCGGCTTGTCTGCCAAACATCATGGGTTTGATGACAATTATTTTGATAACTCGATTCAGATGCCTTCTGACTTGCCAACTTTTCCGGAGTTGTTAACCAATGCGGGATATGGATCGATAGCAATTGGCAAGATGCATTTTCAGCCTTGCAGAAGGCATAATGGTTTTGATCGTATGTTGACCATGGAAGAGATTCCTGACAATCTAGAGGATGACGATTACGCCTTGTATCTGCACAGTCAAGGGTATGAGTATCTGAGGAGCTTTCATGGTGTTCGCCACCTGCTCTATATGCTACCGCAACAATCCATGCTGCCAATTGAACATCACGGTACCACCTGGGTGGCTGATCGAACCATTGAAGCCATGGAAGGATATACGGGAGATCGTCCGTTTTTGATTTGGTCCAGTTTTATTGAGCCCCATCCGCCCTTTGATGTGCCAAAGGAATGGGCGAATACCTATGACGGGGTGCAGATTCCTGCAGGGTCGGTTTCAAAAACACCCCTATCCTCATTAGCGGAGGAAAACAAACACATTGCCGATTATCCGACAAAGGAAGTAGCGGACCGTGCTAAACGCTTGTATTATTCGGCGATTTCTTTTGTGGATGATCAAATTGGCCGGATCCTCGCGCATCTGGAGGAAACCGGGCGTTTGGATGATACTTTGATTATTTTCACTTCGGACCACGGAGAGATGCTAGGAGATTTTGAGACCTATCAGAAGTTTTTGCCCTATGACGGGTCCTGTAAAATTCCATTTCTCGTTCGGTATCCGAAGCTGGTGGAAGCAGGATCGGTTGATGATCGATTTATAGACTTGAATGATATTTTGCCAACTTTTTTGGATGTGGCAGGTGTAGATTATCCAGCCAATCATAAACTGCCGGGTGAAAGCATCTTTGTTCAAGATGGATTTAAGAACAGGAACTACCAGTATGTGGAGCACAATAAGGGCAACAAACGCTGGGTCAGCCTGCGGAACCACAACTATAAGTACAACTATTACTACGGAGGTGGTCGAGAAGAGATTTTTGACATGGTAGCTGATCCGAAAGAAACAAGGAATCTTCTTTGTGGTAACATAACGACTGCTGAGGAAGAAGCTCGAGTGAGACTGAGGAAAAAACTGGTTCGCTATGAAAAGGCCTATGGATTGGAAGGTTACGTTGTCAATGATGATTTTGTGGCGATGGAACCCTATATTGCGGTTCCTTATCGGGAGACGAATTTTCCCAAGCATATTGAATCTTTGTCAAAGGAAAAACAGGCGATGTTGAAATCAATGGAATCTGAGATTCGATTAGCCATTGAAGCTGAACCGAAGGTAAATTTGAATGAATTGGATTTAGATACTTTTAAACGGATTGGTGGATATTCAGATGAGCAAGTTGAAGCATTGCTAAAAAATTAG